One window of Sardina pilchardus chromosome 2, fSarPil1.1, whole genome shotgun sequence genomic DNA carries:
- the LOC134099949 gene encoding natural killer cell receptor 2B4-like has product MMSAAVSAAVPKLIVLEGASVTLNVAGHEDKAGLYSIKWNFHKRIVAVYTHRDKYVDVRDPYEGRAEFDVSTFSLLLKNLQRSDSGLYTAVRDAEETEDVAEYELSVLAPAAAPTLTVVSKWSSSDSCNVTLNCTGLNVSLISSCNGTFCSQEGGDTSLSISLNHNTVSCNHSNPASWRQTTMDLSPLCPLYSGMNGTQILLDEEAGAKSLPPDVETGTNWRRWL; this is encoded by the exons atga tGTCTGCAGCAGTGTCTGCAGCTGTGCCTAAGCTGATTGTGCTGGAGGGAGCATCAGTCACTCTGAATGTGGCAGGACATGAAGACAAGGCCGGCTTATATTCAATAAAATGGAATTTTCACAAGAGAATTGTTGCTGTGTATACCCATAGAGACAAATATGTAGATGTTAGAGATCCCTACGAAGGCCGAGCAGAGTTTGATGTGAGCaccttctctctgctgctgaagAACCTGCAGAGGAGTGACTCTGGGCTCTACACAGCAGTGAGGGATGCTGAGGAAACAGAGGATGTTGCCGAATACGAACTTTCTGTCCTGG cacctgcagcagcccccaCTCTGACTGTGGTGTCTAAGTGGTCCAGCAGTGACTCCTGTAATGTGACTCTGAACTGCACAGGACTCAACGTGTCTCTGATCTCCAGCTGTAACGGCACCTTCTGCTCTCAGGAGGGAGGAgacacatccctctccatctctctcaaccACAACACTGTCTCCTGTAACCATAGCAACCCAGCTAGCTGGAGGCAGACCACCATGGACCTTAGTCCACTCTGTCCACTGTACAGTG GGATGAACGGAACTCAGATCCTGCTCGACgaagaagcaggggcgaagAGCCTACCCCCCGATGTCGAGACAGGGACCAACTGGCGGCGGTGGTTGTGA
- the cavin4a gene encoding caveolae-associated protein 4a, translating into MATLGAEAEGVCVLSVLALLERVSGVLEGVQSSQARMADQQGELESQVATMRQQVSALGSEHAQTAAVVQKLLQKSRRVSAHVKEVKSRVDKQNARVRKVETSQDELLTRNRFRVVIYQGDTELPSVAVTKVPKGAGLSAVEVEPDEYEPPEDLSSDDDYVTAETVESTRASRLRAGLLATRQRTSDNLRKTGATLRQGGASLGGRVRGLGQRVVPTSEQRQRMRQSGQRLRQTIAEKAPNIRLRPPRSVAEGEEEGGAEVVAAATPPKSKRKQEATERERQGPLSEEGATSVPLDA; encoded by the exons atggcgACGCTGGGTGCGGAggcggagggtgtgtgtgtgctgtcggTGCTGGCGCTGCTGGAGCGCGTGTCCGGCGTGCTGGAGGGCGTCCAGAGCAGTCAGGCCCGCATGGCcgaccagcagggggagctagAGAGCCAGGTGGCCACCATGCGCCAACAG GTGTCAGCGCTGGGCAGTGAGCATGCCCAGACGGCGGCCGTGGTCCAGAAGCTTCTGCAGAAGTCGCGGCGGGTCAGCGCGCACGTCAAGGAGGTCAAGAGCCGCGTGGACAAACAGAACGCTCGCGTCAGGAAGGTGGAGACCTCACAGGACGAGCTGCTGACGCGCAACCGCTTCAGAGTCGTCATCTaccag ggggaCACTGAGTTGCCGTCGGTTGCGGTGACGAAGGTTCCGAAGGGGGCGGGGCTATCCGCGGTGGAGGTGGAGCCGGACGAGTACGAGCCCCCGGAGGACCTGTCGTCGGACGACGACTACGTCACCGCGGAGACGGTGGAGTCCACGCGCGCGTCGCGGCTGAGGGCGGGGCTGCTGGCCACGCGGCAGCGCACCAGCGACAACCTGCGCAAGACGGGCGCCACGCTGCGGCAGGGCGGAGCCTCTCTGGGGGGGCGTGTCCGGGGGCTGGGCCAGAGGGTGGTGCCCACCAGCGAGCAGCGGCAGCGCATGCGCCAGAGCGGCCAGCGACTGCGCCAGACCATCGCCGAGAAGGCGCCCAACATCAGGCTGCGCCCCCCGCGCTCCGTGGCcgagggcgaggaggagggaggggccGAGGTCGTCGCCGCGGCGACCCCGCCCAAGAGCAAGCGCAAGCAGGAAGCGACGGAGCGCGAGCGCCAGGGACCGCTCTCTGAGGAGGGGGCCACCAGCGTACCACTGGACgcctga